The proteins below are encoded in one region of Thiohalorhabdus sp. Cl-TMA:
- the rpmF gene encoding 50S ribosomal protein L32, producing MAVPKKKTSKARRDQRRAHHAISPRSLSTCPECGERKRPHHVCESCGSYRERQVLAVAEED from the coding sequence ATGGCCGTACCGAAGAAAAAGACCTCGAAAGCCCGCCGCGATCAGCGCCGCGCGCACCACGCCATCTCGCCGCGAAGCCTGAGCACTTGCCCGGAATGCGGCGAGCGCAAGCGGCCGCACCATGTATGCGAGAGCTGCGGCTCTTATCGAGAGCGCCAAGTCCTGGCTGTCGCTGAAGAAGACTGA